From a single Bryobacter aggregatus MPL3 genomic region:
- a CDS encoding TonB-dependent receptor, with amino-acid sequence MSRPRLLAILLAVAIIPPATAQTSKALISGIVTDDSGAAVANAKITITDISRNQDYRAETNASGVYRVIELTPSIYRVTAEAAGFRTYVLESLQLSTLQNATVNIKLDVGSVSERVQVTATGPLLDASNATLSSVVENKKIIDLPLNNRNIYSLMKLVPGITPSTPNSESDFFTSTIRFSINGGKESLNDVQLDGVTAMVQSDIQGIYGASAIPSVEGIQEFRVQTNSYTAEYGRSGGGQVTMITKSGSNQFHGSAFEFLRNSAMDAKNFFLNRSNGRKASFQQHQYGASLGGPVIKDRTFFFGLFEKRLVKSGSFAQYTIPTAAQLGGDFSDTRTANGALRTIYDPFSTRVDPDDATKSIRTPFANNRIPASRFDPVALNAIKLWPSPNQTGQAFTNQFNVGIQKVPRSPTDRFDFKIDHNLSQNRRMFVRYNRFKQEAAAADFWGNGATPSDGTMFWGSHNAALDYTQTIGSGTVINFRGGLSLFDAWRPAFSYGYDVTKLGLPASLQEVTLRLGAPRIPRFDVQDYTSIGPNNGSTYKSNNVSYTAVANLTRISGKHSMKFGAEWRTFGLGFAQFGNSPANFSFTRAMTQGPDPRIASGGDGFASFLLGAGSGGSATHRIKPADLSRYYALYAQDDFKVNRKLTLNIGLRWEIEGSNTERYDQQTVMDPYAKNPLSDKTGLDLRGVYLFAGDKQSLGRRGIRAAEHKFNPRIGLAYQLNEKTVIRTGYGIFYGVPKFAATDRWTGAPYSSATPWLATLDTITPNNLLSNPFPNGYVLPSGRSLGAMSGVGFALSSAWASEMKTPYNQQWNFTIQRHLTTNMMFEVAYAGNKGTHNELAQGDLGQLRPELINPANRLNESVPNPFYNLIDPASIMGQPTVQRGYLLRGPYAQFTSVGGGAPAWGNSNYHAMQSRFEQRFGGGTSLGISYTWSKSIADSSDGIWNDGQGTMRNWYCRSCERSLSSYDIPHRAVFNFNYELPVGKGKRYGANMHWLPDTLLGGWQTNGIFTIASGQPLIFSQTTNNSFSFGGYQRPDALGGDARIDSRSVDRWFDTSKFRVAPNYTFGNLARTHPNLRSDFTRGLDFSLFKNIKLRERFNLQFRAESFNITNTPIFSAPNTNVESGAFGTVTGQSNGPRSVQLGLKLLF; translated from the coding sequence ATGTCAAGACCCCGTTTACTTGCAATTCTTCTCGCAGTGGCAATCATTCCACCCGCCACCGCGCAAACGTCAAAAGCACTCATATCAGGCATCGTTACGGATGACTCCGGTGCAGCAGTAGCCAACGCAAAGATCACCATCACAGACATCTCGCGCAATCAGGATTACCGCGCCGAGACCAACGCTTCCGGCGTCTACCGCGTCATCGAGTTAACCCCAAGCATCTATCGAGTCACTGCGGAGGCGGCCGGCTTCCGCACCTACGTACTCGAATCCCTGCAACTCTCCACCCTCCAGAACGCAACCGTCAACATCAAGCTGGACGTTGGCTCTGTCAGTGAACGCGTCCAGGTGACGGCCACCGGGCCGTTGCTCGATGCCTCCAACGCCACCTTGAGTTCTGTCGTTGAAAACAAGAAGATCATCGATCTCCCCCTCAACAATCGCAACATCTATTCGCTCATGAAGCTCGTGCCGGGCATCACGCCTTCCACGCCGAACTCCGAGAGTGACTTCTTCACCAGCACCATCCGCTTCTCGATCAACGGTGGTAAGGAATCGTTGAACGATGTCCAACTCGATGGCGTCACCGCCATGGTGCAGAGCGACATCCAGGGCATCTATGGAGCCTCGGCCATTCCTTCGGTCGAAGGCATCCAGGAGTTTCGCGTCCAGACCAACTCCTACACCGCCGAGTATGGGCGCAGCGGCGGCGGACAAGTCACCATGATCACCAAGTCCGGAAGCAATCAGTTCCACGGCAGCGCCTTCGAGTTTCTGCGCAACAGCGCCATGGACGCAAAGAACTTTTTCCTGAATCGATCCAATGGACGCAAGGCCTCCTTCCAACAGCACCAATACGGCGCCAGCCTGGGCGGGCCGGTGATCAAAGACCGCACCTTCTTCTTCGGTCTCTTTGAGAAGCGCCTGGTCAAATCCGGGAGCTTTGCGCAGTACACGATCCCAACGGCGGCCCAACTCGGTGGCGATTTCTCCGATACTCGCACCGCCAATGGCGCGCTGCGGACCATTTACGATCCCTTCTCCACTCGAGTCGATCCAGACGACGCCACCAAGTCCATCCGTACGCCTTTCGCCAACAACCGGATCCCAGCCAGCAGATTCGATCCGGTCGCCCTCAATGCAATCAAGCTCTGGCCCAGTCCCAATCAGACAGGCCAAGCCTTCACCAATCAGTTCAATGTCGGCATCCAGAAGGTGCCACGTTCCCCCACTGACCGTTTCGATTTCAAGATCGATCACAACCTTTCCCAGAACCGTCGCATGTTTGTCCGCTACAACCGCTTCAAGCAAGAGGCCGCCGCAGCCGACTTCTGGGGCAATGGCGCAACACCCAGCGATGGCACCATGTTCTGGGGTTCTCACAATGCGGCCCTCGATTACACACAGACCATCGGAAGCGGCACCGTCATCAACTTCCGTGGTGGCCTGAGTCTGTTTGACGCCTGGCGCCCGGCCTTCTCTTATGGCTATGACGTCACCAAGCTCGGCCTGCCGGCATCCTTGCAGGAAGTTACTCTGCGCCTCGGCGCGCCCCGAATCCCGCGCTTTGACGTCCAGGATTACACCTCCATCGGACCCAACAACGGTTCCACCTACAAGAGCAACAACGTCTCCTACACGGCGGTCGCCAACCTCACCAGAATCTCGGGCAAGCACAGCATGAAGTTCGGGGCAGAATGGCGCACCTTCGGCCTCGGCTTTGCTCAGTTCGGCAACTCCCCAGCCAACTTTTCCTTCACCCGCGCAATGACCCAGGGCCCCGATCCCCGGATCGCGAGCGGCGGCGATGGATTCGCCTCGTTCCTCCTCGGAGCAGGTAGCGGCGGATCCGCCACCCATCGCATCAAGCCTGCCGATCTCAGCCGCTACTACGCCCTCTACGCGCAAGACGACTTCAAAGTGAATCGCAAACTGACGCTCAACATCGGCTTGCGTTGGGAAATCGAGGGCTCCAATACCGAGCGCTACGACCAGCAAACGGTCATGGATCCTTACGCCAAGAACCCGCTCTCGGACAAGACCGGGCTCGACCTGCGCGGCGTCTATCTCTTTGCGGGCGACAAGCAGAGCTTGGGCCGGCGCGGCATTCGCGCTGCCGAACATAAGTTCAATCCGCGCATCGGCCTCGCTTACCAGCTCAATGAGAAGACCGTGATCCGCACTGGCTACGGCATCTTCTACGGCGTCCCGAAGTTTGCCGCCACTGATCGCTGGACCGGCGCACCTTACTCGAGCGCCACGCCCTGGCTGGCAACTCTCGATACCATCACACCCAATAACCTGCTGAGCAATCCCTTCCCCAATGGTTATGTTCTGCCGAGCGGACGTTCGCTGGGCGCCATGTCGGGCGTTGGCTTCGCACTCAGCTCTGCCTGGGCATCGGAGATGAAGACTCCCTACAACCAGCAGTGGAACTTCACCATCCAGCGCCACCTCACCACCAACATGATGTTCGAAGTAGCTTATGCCGGCAACAAGGGAACGCACAATGAGTTAGCGCAAGGCGACCTCGGTCAGTTGCGTCCCGAACTGATCAACCCCGCCAATCGCTTAAACGAATCGGTCCCCAATCCCTTCTACAACCTCATCGACCCGGCCAGCATCATGGGACAACCCACTGTGCAGCGAGGTTACTTACTGCGCGGCCCCTATGCCCAGTTCACCAGCGTCGGGGGCGGTGCTCCTGCTTGGGGCAACTCCAACTACCACGCGATGCAATCCCGCTTTGAGCAGCGCTTCGGAGGCGGCACCAGCCTGGGCATTTCCTACACCTGGTCCAAGTCCATTGCTGACTCCTCGGACGGCATCTGGAACGACGGGCAAGGCACCATGCGCAACTGGTATTGCCGCAGTTGCGAGCGCTCGCTGAGCTCTTATGACATTCCCCACCGCGCCGTCTTCAACTTCAACTATGAGTTGCCCGTCGGCAAAGGCAAACGCTATGGCGCCAACATGCACTGGTTGCCCGACACGCTGCTGGGCGGCTGGCAGACGAATGGGATCTTCACCATCGCCTCGGGCCAACCGCTCATCTTCAGCCAGACGACAAACAACAGCTTCTCCTTCGGCGGCTACCAACGTCCCGATGCTCTCGGCGGCGATGCGCGGATCGATTCCCGATCCGTCGATCGCTGGTTCGACACCAGCAAGTTCCGCGTCGCTCCGAACTACACCTTCGGCAACCTCGCGCGGACCCATCCCAACCTGCGTAGCGACTTTACGCGTGGTCTGGATTTCTCCCTGTTCAAGAACATCAAGCTCAGGGAACGATTCAATCTCCAGTTCCGGGCGGAGTCCTTCAACATCACCAACACGCCGATCTTCTCGGCGCCAAACACGAATGTCGAATCCGGCGCATTTGGCACAGTCACGGGCCAGAGCAACGGGCCGCGATCGGTGCAACTCGGACTGAAACTGCTGTTCTGA